The Desulfovibrio fairfieldensis sequence CCATCCCGCTGGTGCTGGAGCGGCCCTGACGTCCTTCTTGACAGAGCGGTTCTTTTTTGGCAATAGAAGCCGGTCGCCAGCTTAGCTCAGTTGGTAGAGCAGCTGATTCGTAATCAGCAGGTCAAGAGTTCAAGTCTCTTAGCTGGCTCCATGAAATCATGCCCTTACGGTAGCGTCCGTAAGGGCTTTTTGCATTCCGGCGAGTTGCACCCTTCCGTCCTCACTTCGCCAGCAGACCGGCCAGCTCTCGGGCCTGGATCTCCCCCTTTTCCAGCACATGCAGTACCTGGCCCTGATGCAGCACCACCAGGCGTGTGGCCAGTCGCACCGCCTGCTCCGGACTGTGCGAAACCACAATCAGCGGATAGCGCTTTGCCAGCCGCAGCAAAAGATCCTCAATACCGGTGGCGGCGTGTACGTCGAGCGAGGCCGTGGGCTCGTCCAGCAAAAGCACGGCGGGCTCCAGCGCCAGAGCCCTGGCCAGGCAAAGGCGCTGCTGCTGGCCGCCGGACAAACGTTCCGCCGGAATATCCAGCCGGTCGGCCACCTCATCCCACAGGCGCACGTCAACGAGAGCCCGCTGCATACGCCTCTGTATTTCCGGAGCAGGAACGCCCGCCACTACCTGCAGGGGAAGGGCAAGGTTCCGGGCCACGCTGACCGGCAGGACATTGGGCGTCTGAAAAACCATGCCCACCCGGCGGCGGAGTTCGCTCAAGGGGCGAGGACGCGCCCGTTCCCCGTCTTGGCCGGACGCCTCATAGATGGCCTCCAGGCCGTTTCCCAGGTCCAGTTCCACCCGGCCGGTGGTTTGGCTGTGGGGAAACG is a genomic window containing:
- a CDS encoding phosphate ABC transporter ATP-binding protein; this encodes MKIAARIHALCVSFNKRQILHNVAFCAPAAGITVLAGRSGSGKTTLLRALNRLNETFPHSQTTGRVELDLGNGLEAIYEASGQDGERARPRPLSELRRRVGMVFQTPNVLPVSVARNLALPLQVVAGVPAPEIQRRMQRALVDVRLWDEVADRLDIPAERLSGGQQQRLCLARALALEPAVLLLDEPTASLDVHAATGIEDLLLRLAKRYPLIVVSHSPEQAVRLATRLVVLHQGQVLHVLEKGEIQARELAGLLAK